From Coffea arabica cultivar ET-39 chromosome 2e, Coffea Arabica ET-39 HiFi, whole genome shotgun sequence, the proteins below share one genomic window:
- the LOC113730044 gene encoding uncharacterized protein yields MPVAKLSTGGTLDSMKSGDGNDSLDTVSRQTVGKEPHISLSRTGDIPVQWIQLLQALDQQELPGWPLLTPLKVQMEKCEKCAQEFCSPVNYRRHIRVHRRSLNFDKESHKIRDMLAAFWDKLSLEDAKEVVSLRDVTLKEVTGTSVIKSLVASLHKPGVWTLPQVYVKAGSTLLDVIHAKSSRLPISSQELFSILDDASERTFLRAGTAESVLKYIFGGKPGRIAFELKNLVACTSFLFELKLVKAWVADKDAEALRCQKLLVEEEEAAQKRQAELLERKKQKKLRQKEQKAREHSNGDGVALIDATSSEGSFLAEMCSSSPPDSSPDAPCTVDDGTTFLKPVQLSSTEQNNDIEAQSDLSSGHLDSGLVQNVEPTMVSVNGRRWRQVSKSHWAGRSDFHGNQNHQVSKLEPVQKLVPAKDRGTVVSSSKVWTKKLKVDNDEEILRPTLEEAVNQSDENKCELIIGSISIPVTNCILRKNKISLGEAHYSCSTEEGKHKSNVLEEPANSDSRQFGLNEAATELRMPKSLHGSRGPSPVQRANHDAQDGVMVDKLEDRTASDGSCLQSSSSDDDHSQSREGLTCVYEGMAMPQGLQLSTAAAKAFLAQRWKEAISAEHVMTLVLSEESDLPGLPENQIDISALDFENGQVDLGRISSTGGITKAKNRTNPEKGVKIKYIPKQKVAS; encoded by the exons AGCTTCCTGGTTGGCCCTTGCTGACACCTCTGAAGGTTCAGATGGAGAAGTGTGAGAAGTGCGCACAGGAATTTTGTTCACCTGTTAACTATCGAAGGCACATCAGAGTGCACCGCAGATCATTAAATTTTGACAAG GAATCTCATAAGATTAGAGATATGTTGGCAGCTTTCTGGGACAAG CTCTCACTGGAGGATGCTAAGGAAGTTGTATCATTGAGGGATGTGACTCTAAAG GAAGTTACTGGCacttcagttatcaaatcattGGTTGCATCTCTCCACAAGCCAGGGGTTTGGACACTTCCACAGGTTTATGTCAAGGCTGGATCTACCCTACTG GATGTCATTCATGCTAAATCCTCTAGGCTTCCTATATCCTCACAGGAATTATTCAGTATTCTTGATGATGCTAGTGAGAGGACTTTCTTACGTGCTGGCACAGCTGAATCTGTGCTAAAGTATATTTTTGGTGGGAAACCTGGAAGAATTGCCTTTGAGTTGAAGAACTTAGTTGCTTGCACTAGCTTTCTTTTTGAACTGAAGCTG GTTAAAGCATGGGTTGCTGACAAAGATGCTGAGGCCTTGAGATGCCAGAAATTGCTTGTGGAGGAGGAGGAAGCTGCTCAGAAAAG GCAAGCAGAGCTGTTGGaaaggaaaaagcaaaagaagctCAGGCAGAAGGAACAGAAAGCAAGGGAACATTCAAATGGGGACGGAGTGGCTTTGATTGATGCCACTTCATCAGAGGGATCTTTTCTGGCAGAAATGTGCAGCTCTTCTCCACCTGATTCCAGTCCTGATGCTCCTTGCACTGTAGATGATGGCACCACCTTCCTTAAGCCAGTTCAGCTCTCTAGTACTGAACAAAATAATGACATTGAAGCTCAATCTGATTTAAGCAGTGGCCATTTGGATTCAGGTCTTGTTCAAAATGTAGAACCCACAATGGTATCTGTAAACGGTCGCCGGTGGCGGCAGGTGTCTAAATCCCATTGGGCTGGAAGAAGTGACTTTCATGGTAATCAGAATCATCAAGTTTCAAAACTTGAACCAGTACAAAAGCTTGTCCCTGCCAAAGATCGAGGTACTGTGGTGAGCAGCAGTAAAGTGTGGACCAAGAAACTTAAAGTGGACAATGATGAGGAGATCTTGAGACCCACACTGGAGGAGGCAGTAAACCAATCAGATGAAAACAAGTGTGAACTGATTATTGGCTCTATATCTATACCAGTTACAAACTGTATcttaaggaaaaataaaatcagtttAGGAGAAGCTCATTACAGTTGTAGTACTGAGGAAGGTAAACATAAGAGTAATGTTTTGGAGGAACCAGCTAACTCCGACAGCCGTCAATTTGGTTTAAATGAAGCTGCCACTGAACTTCGGATGCCTAAGAGTCTTCATGGTTCAAGAGGTCCATCACCAGTTCAAAGAGCCAACCATGATGCCCAAGACGGTGTTATGGTTGACAAGCTAGAGGATCGAACTGCCTCTGATGGTAGTTGTTTGCAGTCATCCTCTTCGGATGATGATCATAGCCAAAGCAGGGAGGGTTTGACCTGTGTGTACGAAGGGATGGCAATGCCTCAAGGTTTGCAGCTCTCCACTGCGGCTGCCAAAGCTTTTCTTGCACAGA GGTGGAAGGAAGCTATCTCAGCGGAGCATGTGATGACACTGGTGCTTTCGGAGGAGTCTGATCTTCCCGGGCTTCCAGAAAATCAAATTGACATTTCGGCTCTTGATTTTGAAAACGGGCAAGTTGACCTGGGTCGTATTTCGTCTACCGGCGGAATTACTAAAGCTAAGAATAGAACAAATCCTGAAAAGGGTGTTAAGATCAAGTACATCCCCAAACAGAAAGTTGCTTCTTAG
- the LOC113730045 gene encoding uncharacterized protein, with product MSGGVGPSSDIRLPKEEEEEEIHQRKASFPKEGGTQSQKPPQPSRRGFFTFRQLNALAVIIVLSASGMVSIADFAFVIFSLVYIYFISTVAFPNHSPYADPPVFGQRNRILSLYVFIGALVGLLFPIAYIFHGIFEGDKEGIKAAAPHVFLLSAQVFMEGVSFSGGFSLPIRVFVPVFYNARRIFTIVEWLRSEIYKVEMEYGGSARRVYIGRALAVANMAFWCFNLFGFLLPVYLPKAFKIYYSSSVRKAKD from the coding sequence ATGTCAGGTGGGGTTGGTCCAAGCAGTGACATAAGGCtgccgaaagaagaagaagaagaagaaattcatCAACGGAAGGCTAGTTTTCCCAAGGAAGGGGGCACTCAAAGTCAAAAGCCTCCTCAGCCCTCCCGAAGAGGGTTCTTCACTTTTCGGCAGCTAAATGCGCTGGCTGTGATTATCGTTCTCTCAGCTAGTGGAATGGTCAGTATCGCAGATTTCGCTTTTGTAATCTTTTCTCTAGTCTACATATACTTCATATCAACGGTTGCCTTTCCAAATCATTCCCCCTACGCGGATCCCCCTGTCTTCGGCCAAAGAAACAGGATCCTAAGCCTTTACGTTTTTATCGGAGCATTAGTCGGATTGCTTTTCCCAATAGCATATATTTTCCATGGGATTTTCGAGGGAGACAAGGAGGGGATCAAGGCTGCCGCACCCCATGTTTTTCTCCTTTCCGCTCAGGTTTTCATGGAAGGGGTGTCTTTCAGCGGTGGGTTTTCGCTCCCTATTCGAGTTTTTGTCCCCGTTTTCTATAATGCGAGGAGGATCTTCACTATTGTGGAGTGGTTGAGGAGTGAGATTTATAAGGTGGAAATGGAATATGGTGGCAGTGCTAGAAGGGTGTATATTGGGAGAGCTCTTGCTGTGGCTAATATGGCCTTTTGGTGCTTCAATTTGTTTGGATTCTTGTTGCCTGTTTACCTTCCCAAGGCCTTCAAGATATATTATTCTTCTTCTGTCCGCAAGGCTAAGGACTAA